Genomic window (Streptomyces sp. RerS4):
CAAGACCGTGCGGGAGACATCCGCAGCGTCGGCGGACTCGGCCACGCGGCCGTCTGGGCCCTCCTCTTCGGAGCCCAGATCCTCTTCGCCTACGGCTGCGAGCACTGGTTCGGCGCACGCGTCACGCGCTTCACCGCCGACTACCAACTCAGCGGCAGCGAGGTCCTCGTGAGCTCGCTCGCCCTGATGTCGCTGTCGATGGTGACGGCCCGCACGGCCGTCCTGCTGTCCCGGCTGCGCGCCGTACGGGCCGCGACGGCACCGGTCCCCGAGGACCGGAGAGCGAACTGAAAACCATGCGGTACGAGTTGGTGCCAGTTGACCGGCGATGATCCAAGATCCTTCAGGAACCAGGGTGAAGCAGTGCTAGACAACCAAGAACTGAGGCTCCGTCCGCCTCGCCACCGCGTCGACAGCCGTGCCATCGGCTGGTGGACCCTCCAGTCGTCCCTCTTCGCCCTGCCGCTCCCGATCGTCTTCGGCGTGCTCTGGCTCTTCATCACGCCGGCGCGCTTCGTCTTCGGCCCCCTCTTCCTCGTCGCGCTCGTCCCCGGCCTCCTCTACATGGGCGTCATGCCCATCTGGCGCTACCGGGTGCACCGCTGGGAGATGACCGACGACGCCGTCTACGCCGCCTCCGGCTGGCTCTGGCAGCGCTGGCGCGTCGTGCCCCTGTCGCGCGTCCAGACCGTCGACATGCTCCGCGGCCCGCTCCAGCAGCTGTTCGGACTGTCCGGGATCACCGTCACCAGCGCCTCCTCCGCCGGCGCCGTGAAGATCAAGGGCCTGGACCACGCCACGGCCACCGAACTCGTGGAGCAGCTCACCAGGTCCACCCAGGCCGTACCGGGAGACGCGACGTGACACCGGACAGCGCGGTACGACACACCGACGGGGCCGCGAACGACACGTGGGGGCGCCTCAACCCCCGCCTGTTCCTCGTCAACCTCAGCGTCGTGGCCACACCGCTGGCCACCTTCGGCGCCACCACCGTCCTCACCGGCGGGGAGATCAACCTCCAGGTCCTGATCACCTTCGTCTCGTTCCTCATCACCTGCCTGGTCATCGCCGGCATCAGCATGATGCGCCTGATCACCACCCGCTACCGGGTCACCCCCGACCGGGTCGAACTCCACAAGGGCCGGTTCTTCCGCAGCGAACGCTCGATCCCCGTCGACCGCATCCGCAGCGTCGACCTGACCGCCAACCCCCTGCACCGGATCTTCGGCCTCACCTCCCTGAAGATCGCCACCGGCGACCAGGCCACCTCCGGCGGCGGCCTGTCCCTGGACGGCCTCGCCGTCCGCGACGCCGAGGAACTGCGCCGCCGGCTGAGCGAACTGCGCCACGCCCGCCAGGGCCTGGACACCGCCGACCCCGACACCGACTCCACCCTCGCCGAACTCGACTGGGCGTGGCTGCGGTACGCGCCGCTCACCCTGTGGGGCGTCGGCGGTGTCTTCATCGCCGTCGGCAGCGTCTACCGCACGCTGCACCAGATGAAGATCGACCCGCTGGAACTGGGCATCGTCAAGGACATCGAGGCCCGCTTCGGCTCCGTACCCCTCTGGTACGGGATCCTGCTCACCGTCGCCGTCATCGTCGTGATCGGCGTCGCCGGCTCCACGGCCACCTTCATAGAGGGCTGGGGCGGCTACCACCTCGACCGCCCCGAGACGGGCATGCTCCGCGTCCGCCGTGGCCTGCTCGTCACCCGCTCCGTCAGCATCGAGGAACAGCGCCTGCGCGGCGTCGAAGTGGCCGAGCCGCTGCTGCTGCGCTGGGCCGGCGGCGCCCGCGTGAAGGCCGTCGCGAGCGGCCTCGGCGACGAGGACGAGAACAGCAGCCGCAGCCGGCTCACCCCGCCCGTCCCCCTGGCCCTGGCCCGCCGCATCGCCGCCGACGTCCTCGGCGAGCGCGTCTCCCCGACCACCGAGGCCCGGCTCGCGCCGCACCCCCGCGCCGCCCTGCGGCGCAGGATCAACCGCGCCCTGATCTGGTCCGTCCTGATCGCCGCACCCTTCGTGGGCCTCGGACTGTGGCTGACCCCGGTGCTCGTGCACACCGGCTGGATCACCGCCGTCGTCCTGTTCTGCGTCGGCGTGGCCTTCGCCTTCGACGCCTACCGCAACCTCGGCCACGCCATCCACGGCCCCTACCTGGTGACCCGGTCCGGCACCTTCACCCGTCGCACCGCCGCCCTCCAGCGCGACGGCGTCATCGGCTGGTCCATCACCCGCTCGGTCTTCCAGCGCCGCGCCGGCCTGCTCACCCTGGGCGCCGCGACGGCGGCCGGCAACGGGGTCTACAAGGTCCGCGACGTAGGGGTCTCCGAGGGTCTCGCCCTCGCCGAGGACGCCATACCGGGCCTGCTGGCCCCGTTCATCGAACGGGCGCCGGCGCGCCACCGCTGACACACCCGCAGACCAACTGGCGTACCCCCGGAAGCGGAGGGGCGGTCCTCGTGACCGCCCCTCCGCTTTTTGGCCCTCCATGACCGCCCGCAACGGCCTGGTGCGCGCCCTGGACACCGCCATCTGGCTGGACGAGTACCGGCCCGACATCCGCCTCCAGGCCCGTACCTCTTTCACCCCGACCGGACACGAGAACCCGGCCAATTCTTGCGATCGCCCACCTGTCGAGTGCATTATGATGCGGTCGCAACTCGCATATGTGCAGCACATTTCGAGGGGTCTCCGCATAGGGGCCCCTAGGGGACCGTTAGGGGTTTCTGCACCGCCTCCACCATGCCAGGGTCATAACCGGTATTGGGTTTCTCTGCACGGAGTGATGGAGCGCGCGATGTTGAACGAGTCCCAGGATTTCGCAGCCGAAATCGACGGCGCCCCCGAGGCCGGCGAAACCCAGGACGTCAGCAGCGGCGACAGCTCCGAACGGTGGCGCGAACGCCTCTCCGGGCTGACCGAGGGCGAACAGCACACCGCCCTGCTCGACTGGGTCTCCACGCTCGTCATCGCCGCCCTGCGCGACAACGCACCCACCCTCCTCGACCCCCACCGCTCCTTCCTCGACCTCGGCTTCGACTCCCTCGCCGCCGTCGACCTGCACGCCCGCCTCGTCGCCGACACCGGCCTGCGCCTGCCCGTCACCCTGGCCTTCGACCACCCCACCCCCGCGCACCTCACCCGCCGGATCCACGCCCTCCTCATGGGCCTGACCGCCCCCGCCGAGGCCCCCGTCACCGCCGCCATCAGCAGCGACGAACCCATCGCCATCGTCGGAATCGGTTGCCGATTCCCCGGCGACGTGCATTCCCCCGAAGCGCTCTGGGACCTCGTCGCCGCAGGCACCGACGCCATTTCCGAATTCCCCACCGGACGCGGCTGGAACCTCGACTCGCTCTACGACCCGGACCCCGACCGATCCGGCACCACCTACGCGCGCGAAGGCGGATTCCTCCACGACGCCGACCAATTCGACGCCGCGTTCTTCGGAATCTCCCCGCGCGAAGCCCTCGCCATGGACCCCCAGCAGCGCCTCCTGCTGGAAACCTCCTGGGAGGCCTTCGACCGGGCCGGCGTCGACCCCGCAGGACTGCGCGGCGGCCAGGTCGGCGTCTTCGTCGGCGCCGAAACCCAGGAATACGGCCCCCGACTCGAAGACGCCGCCGACGGATTCGAGGGCTACCTCGTCACCGGCAACGCCGCGAGCGTCGCCTCCGGCCGCATCGCCTACACCTTCGGCTTCGAAGGCCCCACCGTCACCGTCGACACCGCCTGCTCCTCCTCCCTGGCCGCCCTGCACCTCGCCGTCCAGGCCCTGCGCACGGGCGAATGCTCCCTCGCCCTCGCCGGCGGCGTCGCCGTCATGGCGAGCCCCGGCTCCTTCGTCTCCTTCAGCCGCCAGCGCGGCCTC
Coding sequences:
- a CDS encoding PH domain-containing protein, translating into MLDNQELRLRPPRHRVDSRAIGWWTLQSSLFALPLPIVFGVLWLFITPARFVFGPLFLVALVPGLLYMGVMPIWRYRVHRWEMTDDAVYAASGWLWQRWRVVPLSRVQTVDMLRGPLQQLFGLSGITVTSASSAGAVKIKGLDHATATELVEQLTRSTQAVPGDAT
- a CDS encoding PH domain-containing protein, with translation MTPDSAVRHTDGAANDTWGRLNPRLFLVNLSVVATPLATFGATTVLTGGEINLQVLITFVSFLITCLVIAGISMMRLITTRYRVTPDRVELHKGRFFRSERSIPVDRIRSVDLTANPLHRIFGLTSLKIATGDQATSGGGLSLDGLAVRDAEELRRRLSELRHARQGLDTADPDTDSTLAELDWAWLRYAPLTLWGVGGVFIAVGSVYRTLHQMKIDPLELGIVKDIEARFGSVPLWYGILLTVAVIVVIGVAGSTATFIEGWGGYHLDRPETGMLRVRRGLLVTRSVSIEEQRLRGVEVAEPLLLRWAGGARVKAVASGLGDEDENSSRSRLTPPVPLALARRIAADVLGERVSPTTEARLAPHPRAALRRRINRALIWSVLIAAPFVGLGLWLTPVLVHTGWITAVVLFCVGVAFAFDAYRNLGHAIHGPYLVTRSGTFTRRTAALQRDGVIGWSITRSVFQRRAGLLTLGAATAAGNGVYKVRDVGVSEGLALAEDAIPGLLAPFIERAPARHR